From one Paenibacillus terrae HPL-003 genomic stretch:
- a CDS encoding acyl-CoA thioesterase: protein MTQEEKQTELRWYGAPLRVRYQESDQMGVVYHANYLNWFEIGRTEMIRQAGFNYRSMEERGVLLPVIEINAKYVSPARYDDLITIYTAITDFSRLRLNYTYEVRRVTVEEHQSQVGKVWTQADTLPGELLVTGVTRHVWVSTEWKPIRLDQVLPELYTALRSAMTGGEGEKA from the coding sequence ATGACACAAGAGGAGAAACAAACGGAATTACGCTGGTATGGAGCACCGCTGCGTGTGCGTTATCAGGAAAGCGACCAAATGGGGGTCGTGTATCATGCCAATTATCTGAACTGGTTTGAGATCGGGCGTACGGAAATGATCCGACAGGCAGGCTTTAACTATCGGAGCATGGAGGAACGAGGTGTTCTGTTGCCTGTTATCGAAATCAATGCGAAATATGTGAGTCCTGCCCGATATGATGATTTGATTACTATTTATACTGCGATTACGGACTTCTCCAGACTGCGTCTGAACTACACTTATGAGGTCCGGCGTGTAACGGTCGAGGAGCATCAAAGCCAGGTTGGAAAGGTATGGACACAGGCAGACACACTGCCAGGAGAGCTGCTCGTAACCGGGGTGACACGCCACGTATGGGTGAGTACCGAATGGAAGCCTATCCGGCTGGATCAGGTGCTACCTGAGCTGTACACCGCGCTACGGTCTGCTATGACAGGCGGGGAGGGAGAGAAAGCATGA
- a CDS encoding FxsA family protein — MMMRKRLWLLLLLIPLAELYGFIWVSHWIGAGKTILLIILTTLIGAAMMQFEGRKVIADAKNEMNRGQMPGRKMLDGLCVFFGGSLLLIPGFLTDIIGFTLVFPLTRAVYRRFLLKWLEKKMKNGSITFRRF, encoded by the coding sequence ATGATGATGCGCAAACGTCTGTGGCTGTTGCTGCTGCTTATCCCTTTGGCAGAGCTGTACGGGTTTATATGGGTAAGTCACTGGATTGGAGCGGGTAAAACGATTCTGCTTATCATTCTGACGACCCTGATCGGAGCCGCCATGATGCAATTTGAAGGCCGTAAGGTTATCGCAGATGCGAAAAATGAAATGAATCGGGGACAAATGCCTGGTCGTAAAATGCTGGATGGATTATGTGTCTTTTTCGGCGGGAGCTTGCTGCTTATCCCCGGATTTTTGACGGATATTATCGGTTTTACGTTGGTTTTCCCCTTAACCCGTGCTGTGTACCGACGCTTTCTGTTGAAGTGGCTGGAGAAAAAAATGAAAAATGGCAGCATCACGTTCCGGCGGTTTTGA
- the ytvI gene encoding sporulation integral membrane protein YtvI — protein MSRLILNRIFRALWVVVVITVLLLGIYVLFPLIYPFLFAWLVAYAMNPLVHFLRNQARLPRWMAVTVSLFVYLGGIAVVLSAAITRMVREIIRLTMTFDGHIEHFKSLFINWTQSDLIQNVINEINQFIRNNPDYYHTINSNIDKTTQTVSSAVTTLVAQFFNGILNLLTSLPNMGAVLMVIVLAAFFISKDWDQHSRLLSNTVPDTIRKPMSGIWHDLRKALFGYLRAQFIIISITAVTVIIGLFILRVESAFTIGLMIGLVDLLPYLGVGIVMIPWILYAYMSGNLALGVGLSILYIILLVGRQIVEPKVLASSVGLNPLPTLIGMFIGLKLFGVLGLIIGPVSLIVVDALNRANVIQDLRNYILAGRVR, from the coding sequence TTGAGCCGGTTGATCCTGAATCGCATATTTCGCGCTCTGTGGGTCGTAGTCGTGATTACAGTTCTGTTGCTGGGCATATACGTACTGTTCCCTCTCATCTATCCCTTCCTGTTCGCCTGGCTTGTGGCCTATGCCATGAATCCGCTGGTTCACTTTCTGCGCAACCAGGCCCGCTTGCCACGTTGGATGGCTGTCACGGTCTCGTTATTTGTATATTTAGGCGGAATCGCCGTTGTCCTCTCTGCGGCCATAACGCGGATGGTTCGAGAGATCATCAGGCTCACCATGACCTTTGACGGGCATATTGAACATTTTAAAAGCCTGTTTATCAACTGGACTCAGAGCGATCTGATCCAGAATGTGATTAATGAAATTAACCAATTTATCCGCAATAACCCTGATTACTACCATACAATTAACAGCAATATTGATAAAACAACCCAGACGGTCAGCTCGGCTGTCACCACACTGGTTGCCCAATTTTTTAATGGTATTCTGAATTTACTGACCTCTCTGCCTAACATGGGCGCGGTGCTGATGGTTATTGTATTAGCGGCATTTTTTATCAGTAAGGACTGGGACCAACATAGCCGACTGCTCTCAAATACGGTTCCTGATACGATTCGCAAGCCCATGTCGGGAATATGGCACGATCTGCGCAAGGCGTTGTTTGGTTATTTGCGCGCACAGTTTATTATCATCTCCATTACGGCGGTGACCGTCATTATTGGATTGTTCATTTTGCGTGTAGAATCCGCCTTCACCATCGGTTTGATGATCGGGCTGGTTGATTTGCTTCCTTATTTAGGGGTTGGCATTGTGATGATTCCGTGGATTTTATATGCATATATGTCGGGTAACTTGGCATTAGGGGTAGGATTGTCGATCCTCTATATCATACTGTTGGTTGGACGGCAAATTGTAGAACCTAAGGTACTGGCCAGCAGCGTGGGTCTGAACCCGCTTCCCACCCTCATCGGAATGTTCATCGGGCTCAAGCTGTTTGGTGTATTGGGGCTGATCATCGGACCTGTGTCCCTCATTGTAGTGGACGCACTCAATCGCGCCAATGTCATTCAGGACTTGCGAAACTATATTCTCGCCGGAAGAGTACGTTAA
- the citZ gene encoding citrate synthase: MTATKGLEGIVATTSSISSIVDGVLTYRGYNIDDLAVNAAFEEVAYLLWFGKLPDQAQLQELRDQLSEYAAIPDEIITQIKLYPKDLSTMAALRSAVSSLALYDPQADDMSREANVIKTVKLQAQLPTIVAAIARVREGLEPIAPKKGVSIAENFLYQLTGKDPEETAIKAFNQALVLHADHELNASTFAARVTVATLSDIYSGITSAIGALKGPLHGGANEAVAKTLEEIGGLEQVDSYIQTKLDNREKIMGFGHRVYKNGDPRAKHLHKMSRELGEMNGDTTLFDISVRIEEIVTGQKGLKPNVDFYSASVYTQLGIKRDLFTPIFAVSRVSGWTAHILEQYENNRLIRPRAEYTGPIDQKYVSPELR; the protein is encoded by the coding sequence ATGACAGCGACTAAAGGTCTGGAAGGGATCGTAGCGACCACTTCCTCCATAAGCTCTATCGTAGATGGCGTTCTCACGTACCGGGGTTATAACATTGATGATTTGGCTGTTAACGCCGCTTTTGAAGAGGTAGCTTATTTACTGTGGTTCGGAAAATTGCCTGATCAAGCCCAATTGCAGGAGCTTCGCGACCAATTAAGCGAATATGCTGCCATTCCGGATGAAATTATTACTCAAATAAAGCTGTACCCGAAAGATTTGAGCACAATGGCTGCCCTGAGATCAGCCGTATCGTCTCTTGCCTTGTATGACCCGCAGGCGGATGATATGTCGAGAGAGGCCAATGTGATCAAAACGGTCAAGCTTCAGGCGCAATTGCCCACAATTGTGGCGGCCATAGCGCGTGTGCGCGAAGGGCTGGAACCGATTGCGCCCAAGAAAGGTGTTTCTATCGCCGAAAACTTTCTGTATCAGCTTACCGGCAAGGACCCGGAAGAGACGGCTATCAAAGCGTTCAATCAGGCTCTTGTGCTGCATGCCGATCATGAATTGAATGCATCGACCTTTGCTGCGCGTGTGACGGTAGCAACACTGTCCGATATTTATTCCGGCATTACGTCGGCAATCGGAGCTTTGAAGGGACCACTGCATGGCGGTGCCAACGAAGCTGTTGCCAAAACCCTGGAGGAAATCGGCGGCTTGGAGCAGGTGGATTCGTATATTCAGACCAAACTGGATAACCGCGAAAAAATTATGGGCTTTGGACACCGTGTCTATAAAAACGGTGATCCGCGTGCCAAGCATTTGCACAAAATGTCCCGCGAACTGGGCGAAATGAACGGCGATACGACGTTGTTCGATATTTCGGTTCGAATCGAGGAAATTGTGACAGGACAAAAGGGCTTGAAGCCGAATGTTGATTTTTACTCTGCCTCTGTTTATACCCAACTGGGTATCAAAAGAGACCTGTTCACACCGATCTTTGCCGTGAGCCGTGTATCCGGGTGGACTGCGCACATTTTGGAGCAGTACGAAAATAACCGTCTGATCCGTCCGCGCGCTGAATACACAGGTCCGATTGACCAAAAGTATGTGTCTCCGGAATTACGCTAA
- the icd gene encoding NADP-dependent isocitrate dehydrogenase has protein sequence MAKFEKFELPTEGEKITIDNGQLQVPNHPVIPFIEGDGTGRDIWKASKRVLDAAVDKAYNGTKKIAWYEVFAGEKAFNTYGEWLPNDTLEAIREYIVAIKGPLTTPIGGGIRSLNVALRQELDLYVCLRPVRYFNGVPSPVKRPELVDMVIFRENTEDIYAGIEYAEGSEDVKKVIQFLQQELGVNKIRFPETSGIGIKPVSSDGSKRLVRAAIQYAVDHGRKSVTLVHKGNIMKFTEGAFKNWGYEVAEEEFADKVFTWAQYDAIKEKDGEDAANAAQKAAEDAGKIIIKDAIADIALQQVLTRPSEFDVIATLNLNGDYLSDALAAQVGGIGIAPGANINYVTGHAIFEATHGTAPKYADKDVVNPGSVILSGVMLLEHLGWHEAANLIYKGLETSINKKIVTYDFARLMEGATQVKCSEFADTIISNL, from the coding sequence ATGGCGAAATTTGAAAAGTTTGAGCTCCCAACTGAAGGCGAAAAAATTACGATTGATAACGGTCAACTACAGGTTCCGAATCATCCGGTTATTCCGTTTATCGAAGGCGACGGCACAGGCCGCGACATCTGGAAAGCATCCAAGCGCGTACTGGACGCAGCTGTTGATAAAGCATATAACGGAACCAAGAAGATTGCTTGGTATGAAGTATTCGCTGGTGAGAAAGCTTTCAATACATACGGCGAGTGGTTGCCTAATGATACTTTGGAAGCCATCCGTGAGTATATTGTAGCCATCAAAGGTCCGCTCACGACACCCATTGGCGGGGGCATTCGCTCTTTGAACGTGGCATTGCGTCAAGAGCTGGATCTGTACGTATGTCTGCGTCCTGTTCGTTACTTTAACGGTGTTCCGTCTCCGGTGAAGCGTCCTGAATTGGTAGACATGGTTATTTTCCGTGAGAATACCGAGGATATTTATGCTGGTATCGAGTATGCGGAAGGCTCCGAGGACGTGAAAAAAGTCATTCAGTTCCTCCAACAAGAGCTGGGTGTTAACAAAATCCGTTTCCCAGAAACGTCAGGTATTGGGATCAAGCCGGTTTCCTCCGATGGTTCAAAACGTCTGGTACGTGCAGCCATTCAGTATGCTGTTGACCACGGACGCAAGAGCGTAACGCTCGTACACAAAGGCAACATTATGAAATTTACCGAAGGTGCCTTCAAAAACTGGGGTTATGAAGTGGCTGAGGAAGAATTTGCAGATAAAGTATTCACGTGGGCTCAATATGATGCTATCAAGGAAAAAGACGGTGAAGATGCAGCAAATGCAGCTCAAAAAGCAGCTGAAGATGCAGGCAAAATCATCATCAAGGATGCGATCGCTGACATTGCACTTCAACAAGTGCTGACTCGTCCTTCCGAATTTGATGTTATTGCTACGCTGAACCTGAACGGAGACTATCTGTCCGATGCGCTGGCTGCTCAAGTCGGTGGAATTGGTATCGCACCAGGTGCGAACATTAACTATGTAACTGGGCATGCTATCTTTGAAGCCACACACGGCACAGCACCAAAATATGCTGACAAAGATGTCGTAAACCCTGGGTCCGTTATTTTGTCCGGCGTGATGCTGCTTGAGCATTTGGGCTGGCACGAAGCGGCAAACCTGATTTACAAAGGACTGGAAACGTCCATTAATAAGAAAATCGTAACTTATGACTTTGCCCGTCTGATGGAAGGCGCTACACAAGTGAAATGCTCCGAGTTCGCAGATACCATTATTAGTAACCTGTAG
- the mdh gene encoding malate dehydrogenase, producing MTIQRKKISIVGAGFTGATTALLLAQKELGDIVLIDIPQLENPTKGKALDILEASPVQGFDSQVTGTSNYEDATNSDIVIITAGIARKPGMSRDDLVNTNASIVKSVCENVKKYAPDSIVIILSNPVDAMTYTAYQTLGFPKNRVIGQSGVLDTARYCTFIAQELNVSVEDVRGFVLGGHGDDMVPLVRYSSVGGIPIETLISQERIEAIVERTRVGGGEIVNLLGNGSAYYAPAASLTQMTEAIVKDKKRIVPVIAYLEGEYGYQDLFLGVPTLLGGNGIEKVFELELTAEEKAALDQSAESVRNIIKVVTI from the coding sequence GTGACCATTCAACGTAAAAAAATATCCATTGTTGGCGCCGGTTTTACCGGTGCCACTACCGCATTGCTGCTGGCCCAAAAAGAGCTGGGTGATATCGTTCTGATCGATATTCCGCAACTTGAGAATCCGACCAAAGGCAAAGCGCTTGATATTTTAGAGGCCAGTCCGGTCCAGGGATTTGACAGCCAGGTCACAGGCACTTCCAATTATGAGGATGCAACCAACTCGGATATCGTCATTATTACAGCGGGGATTGCTCGCAAGCCAGGCATGAGCCGTGACGATTTGGTAAATACGAACGCAAGCATTGTAAAATCCGTATGTGAAAACGTGAAGAAGTATGCGCCGGATTCTATCGTCATTATTCTGAGTAATCCGGTCGATGCCATGACCTATACCGCATATCAGACGCTCGGTTTCCCGAAAAATCGGGTCATCGGCCAATCTGGTGTGCTGGATACGGCGCGATATTGTACCTTTATTGCACAGGAATTAAACGTATCTGTCGAAGACGTGCGTGGCTTCGTATTGGGCGGTCATGGTGATGATATGGTGCCGCTTGTACGCTATTCCAGCGTCGGTGGTATACCCATCGAAACACTAATTTCGCAAGAACGTATCGAAGCGATCGTAGAGCGAACGCGTGTCGGTGGCGGGGAGATTGTTAACCTGTTGGGCAATGGTAGCGCATATTATGCTCCGGCAGCATCGCTTACACAAATGACAGAAGCGATTGTGAAGGACAAAAAGCGTATCGTTCCAGTTATTGCCTATCTGGAAGGGGAGTATGGCTATCAGGACTTGTTCCTCGGCGTACCGACACTTCTCGGTGGCAACGGCATCGAAAAAGTATTTGAGCTGGAACTGACAGCTGAAGAAAAAGCAGCGCTTGATCAATCCGCCGAATCGGTCCGAAATATAATTAAAGTAGTTACCATATAA
- a CDS encoding SDR family oxidoreductase, giving the protein MAKSNQTQQTLPPQHQDQQPGVESKMSPAPQFEKSTYKAAGKLTGKVALISGGDSGIGRAVAVTYAKEGADVAIVYLNEHKDAEETKRQVEQEDRKCLLFPGDIGDDQFAKKAVQQTVNELGQLDIVVNNAAEQHPQQKLEDITKEQLERTFRTNIFGMFFLTQAALPHLKKGSAIVNTTSITAYAGNKTLIDYSSTKGAITSFTRSLSLNLVDQGIRVNAVAPGPIWTPLIPSTFDAKTVSEFGGSQPMKRPGQPEELAPAYVYLASDDSSYVSGQVIHINGGEVVNG; this is encoded by the coding sequence ATGGCCAAAAGCAATCAGACCCAACAAACCTTGCCCCCGCAGCATCAAGATCAGCAACCGGGGGTCGAGTCCAAAATGTCGCCTGCACCTCAATTTGAGAAGTCTACCTATAAGGCGGCTGGCAAGCTAACAGGCAAAGTTGCACTCATTAGCGGTGGAGATAGTGGCATTGGACGAGCTGTAGCTGTTACGTACGCCAAGGAAGGTGCTGACGTAGCTATCGTCTATCTGAACGAGCATAAGGATGCAGAAGAGACGAAGCGTCAGGTAGAGCAGGAGGACCGCAAATGCCTGCTGTTCCCCGGCGATATCGGAGATGACCAATTTGCCAAAAAAGCAGTTCAACAGACGGTTAACGAGCTAGGCCAGCTGGACATTGTCGTGAACAATGCCGCAGAGCAGCATCCACAGCAAAAGCTGGAGGATATCACGAAAGAGCAGCTGGAGCGTACATTCCGCACGAACATTTTCGGTATGTTCTTCCTGACGCAAGCGGCATTACCGCATTTGAAGAAAGGCAGCGCAATTGTTAACACCACGTCGATTACTGCCTATGCCGGGAACAAGACACTCATTGATTATTCATCCACCAAAGGGGCGATTACTTCATTCACCCGTTCTCTTTCGCTCAATTTGGTCGATCAAGGCATTCGGGTAAACGCTGTCGCGCCAGGACCGATCTGGACACCGCTGATCCCCTCGACCTTTGATGCCAAGACCGTCAGCGAGTTCGGTGGGTCGCAGCCGATGAAACGTCCCGGTCAGCCGGAGGAATTGGCACCAGCCTATGTATATCTCGCCTCAGATGATTCATCTTATGTAAGCGGGCAGGTTATTCATATCAACGGCGGTGAAGTAGTAAACGGATAA
- the pnpS gene encoding two-component system histidine kinase PnpS, with the protein MKSFRFRLTLIMLILIGVSVLAAGITMGQIFKNSNMKVLEENMGREIDLLRATFPFVNADALSSTDYVSYYSEKAKEIAHLTDSRVTFIRKDGTVVGDSLSDPRKMENHASREEIQQAASEGIGRTIRYSDTLKRNMLYVAEPVISNKGFDGYIRLSMSLKAVEEGVQRGWTAIGIGLVLLFLAAGLVSYRIARSLTSPIEHITGVANRISGLDYDARVGVQRRDEVGQLGEAINRMADSLQDQMKTIRDNEDLLQSVMSNMTGGILMIDASEHIALVNRESERMLGVVGKRVTDKPYHELKKHYELTKLIEGSIQSRGRLHGEVHLYNPEERLILLDGVPMYEDEGGYRGMLFLLQDITAIRRLENMRSEFVANVSHELKTPIAAVKGFAETLLGGGVKDEETSRSFLQIIYDESERLNRLIGDILELSKIESKRSPLDCSPVHVSSFIESLLEKLNNVAAKKRITLHMDVPDELFMEADEDKLQQIFVNLLSNGINYTLDGGKVKIKVVTVQRENDTEKVVFTVSDTGIGIPKKDLPRIFERFYRVDKGRSRNSGGTGLGLSIVKHLVDLHHGVLSVESELGLGTTFTIELPLLQQEE; encoded by the coding sequence ATGAAGTCGTTTCGTTTCAGGCTTACCTTGATTATGCTGATTTTGATCGGCGTATCTGTCCTAGCTGCTGGAATCACCATGGGACAAATTTTTAAAAACTCGAACATGAAGGTGCTTGAGGAAAATATGGGGCGTGAGATCGATCTGCTTCGTGCTACATTTCCATTTGTCAACGCAGACGCTCTTTCCAGTACCGATTACGTCTCCTATTATTCGGAAAAGGCAAAAGAAATTGCCCATCTGACGGACTCACGGGTGACCTTCATTCGTAAGGATGGAACGGTGGTTGGCGATTCACTAAGCGATCCGCGTAAGATGGAAAACCACGCATCTCGCGAAGAAATTCAGCAAGCCGCGTCAGAAGGAATCGGACGGACGATACGCTATAGCGATACTTTGAAGCGAAATATGCTGTACGTGGCAGAGCCTGTCATATCCAACAAGGGTTTTGACGGATATATCCGTTTGTCCATGAGTTTAAAAGCAGTGGAGGAAGGTGTGCAGCGCGGCTGGACTGCGATTGGGATTGGGCTCGTGCTGCTGTTCCTCGCTGCCGGGCTGGTCAGCTATCGTATCGCCCGCAGCCTGACCTCACCCATTGAACATATTACGGGTGTTGCCAATCGTATTTCCGGACTGGATTATGACGCCAGGGTGGGCGTACAGCGTAGGGATGAGGTGGGACAACTGGGGGAAGCCATTAATCGCATGGCAGACAGTCTCCAAGACCAAATGAAAACAATCCGTGATAACGAGGATTTACTCCAGAGCGTTATGAGCAATATGACTGGCGGGATACTGATGATAGATGCCAGTGAGCACATTGCGCTTGTAAACCGTGAGTCTGAGCGGATGCTTGGTGTCGTGGGTAAACGGGTAACAGATAAACCGTATCATGAGCTGAAAAAGCACTACGAGCTGACGAAGCTGATCGAGGGCAGTATACAAAGCCGCGGAAGGCTGCACGGTGAGGTCCATTTGTATAATCCCGAGGAACGGCTGATTTTGCTCGATGGTGTGCCGATGTATGAAGATGAAGGCGGATACCGGGGCATGCTGTTCCTTCTGCAGGATATTACAGCGATTCGGCGGCTTGAAAATATGCGGAGCGAATTTGTGGCGAATGTTTCCCATGAGCTAAAAACGCCGATTGCCGCAGTCAAGGGTTTCGCCGAGACGTTGCTAGGTGGCGGGGTTAAGGATGAGGAAACATCCCGTTCCTTTTTGCAAATTATTTATGATGAAAGCGAACGGCTGAATCGGCTGATCGGCGACATTCTGGAGCTGTCCAAAATTGAATCCAAGCGTTCTCCGCTGGATTGCTCTCCGGTTCATGTGTCTTCGTTTATAGAATCATTGCTGGAAAAATTGAATAATGTAGCTGCCAAAAAAAGAATTACACTGCATATGGATGTCCCGGATGAACTGTTTATGGAGGCGGATGAAGATAAGCTCCAGCAGATTTTTGTAAACCTTTTATCTAATGGCATCAACTACACACTCGACGGTGGCAAGGTGAAAATCAAGGTTGTAACTGTACAGCGGGAGAATGACACGGAGAAGGTCGTATTTACGGTTAGCGATACAGGCATCGGGATTCCAAAGAAAGACCTGCCGCGCATCTTTGAGCGCTTTTACCGGGTAGACAAAGGACGTTCACGCAACTCGGGTGGAACGGGTCTGGGATTGTCTATCGTCAAGCATTTGGTGGACTTGCATCATGGGGTGCTTTCCGTAGAAAGTGAGCTTGGTTTGGGCACGACGTTTACGATTGAATTGCCGTTGTTGCAACAGGAAGAATGA
- a CDS encoding response regulator transcription factor has translation MGQRLLVIEDEPTLARLLSYNLIQEGFEVDTEDHGSAGFEKASRESYDLILLDLMLPGMNGLDILSRLRHQGLTTPIIILTAKNGEAEVVQGLKSGADDYITKPFGVSELLARVTAVLRRTSGGEEGVLSDQKDGSKIQLGELEIYPEKYEVILGGHSIILRPKEFEVLLYLSRKPGVVLTRDDLMNAVWGFDYIGGQRTVDVHVSSLRKKLELDPDSVHIDSIRGVGYKLVVNKKRSASHLL, from the coding sequence ATGGGACAACGCTTGCTGGTTATTGAGGATGAACCAACGCTTGCCAGATTGCTATCCTACAATTTGATACAAGAGGGTTTTGAAGTAGATACGGAGGATCACGGCAGTGCAGGGTTTGAAAAAGCCTCCAGAGAGTCTTACGATTTGATTCTGCTGGATTTGATGCTGCCCGGTATGAACGGACTGGATATTTTGAGCAGACTTCGCCATCAGGGACTAACGACTCCGATCATTATTTTAACAGCCAAAAACGGCGAAGCCGAGGTTGTCCAAGGATTGAAATCAGGAGCGGACGATTACATCACGAAGCCTTTCGGTGTATCCGAGCTGCTGGCCCGCGTAACGGCTGTACTGCGAAGAACTTCCGGTGGGGAAGAAGGCGTGCTCTCCGATCAGAAAGACGGCTCCAAAATTCAATTAGGCGAGCTGGAGATTTATCCCGAAAAATATGAAGTCATTCTCGGAGGACATTCCATCATCTTAAGGCCCAAGGAATTTGAGGTGCTCCTCTACTTGTCCCGTAAGCCGGGAGTGGTATTGACTCGCGACGATCTGATGAACGCAGTTTGGGGCTTCGACTACATTGGCGGTCAACGGACGGTGGATGTGCATGTTAGCTCATTGCGCAAGAAGCTGGAGCTGGATCCCGATTCGGTTCATATTGATTCGATTCGCGGAGTCGGATACAAGCTGGTTGTGAATAAAAAAAGAAGCGCTTCTCATTTGCTATAA
- a CDS encoding methyl-accepting chemotaxis protein, giving the protein MITEPKTQPSSIAVIERESNKPITTYVPCREVPIIGTDLSCKELLALMKTQEDIPCVIVVDKNGLPLGIIMRDAYNRHFTGRFAAALFYDKPAAIFADPDTLIVDLESPASDIVEQAMLREDQRFYDCLLIKEGTRLLGVLTIRDILSVVQRMQREADEHRDNVVQKSYDGIHRIQTTVLEAAKEAGDSVSLTRSMSELSRRGKVELEDVLLSYRAVTEQMKRQHEQITALTQLLNDIAGMASSIRGLADQSGLLAINASIEAAHAGEHGRGFQIVSQEVRNMSLQTKAFSTQITSLLTDIEQMLRDTADLTDTSMQQINTGSQYISAGTQTFTQLLQAVAEIETKNNDVSRSAEEAALNAAGIAQELELMLNP; this is encoded by the coding sequence ATGATAACGGAACCAAAGACCCAGCCGAGTTCCATTGCCGTGATTGAACGTGAATCTAACAAGCCAATTACTACCTACGTGCCTTGCCGGGAGGTTCCGATCATCGGTACGGATTTGTCTTGTAAAGAGCTATTAGCACTTATGAAAACGCAGGAAGACATTCCTTGTGTCATTGTCGTTGATAAAAATGGCCTTCCGTTGGGCATTATTATGAGAGATGCGTATAACCGCCATTTTACAGGCAGGTTTGCTGCGGCTCTGTTTTATGACAAGCCTGCTGCGATATTTGCCGACCCCGATACATTAATTGTGGATCTGGAAAGTCCGGCATCGGACATTGTAGAGCAGGCGATGCTGCGCGAAGATCAACGATTTTACGATTGCCTGCTGATTAAGGAAGGTACGCGGTTGCTTGGCGTACTGACCATTCGTGATATTTTGTCTGTCGTTCAGCGGATGCAGAGAGAGGCGGACGAGCACCGAGACAACGTGGTACAGAAAAGCTATGATGGCATCCATCGCATTCAGACGACCGTGCTGGAGGCAGCTAAAGAGGCCGGTGACAGTGTGAGTTTAACCCGTTCGATGAGTGAATTATCCCGCCGTGGCAAAGTAGAACTGGAAGATGTTCTGCTCTCCTATCGTGCAGTCACAGAGCAAATGAAGCGTCAGCATGAGCAGATTACAGCGCTAACTCAATTGCTGAATGACATTGCAGGCATGGCTTCTTCCATCCGCGGACTCGCGGATCAAAGTGGACTGCTGGCGATCAACGCATCAATAGAAGCAGCACATGCTGGAGAACATGGGCGTGGCTTCCAGATCGTATCTCAGGAGGTGCGGAATATGTCACTTCAAACGAAAGCCTTTTCCACACAGATTACAAGCTTGCTTACAGATATTGAACAAATGCTGCGTGATACTGCCGATCTGACGGATACGAGCATGCAGCAGATTAATACCGGCTCCCAGTATATATCCGCTGGAACCCAAACGTTTACCCAACTGTTGCAGGCCGTTGCTGAAATTGAGACCAAAAACAACGATGTGTCCCGTTCCGCAGAGGAAGCGGCTTTGAATGCAGCCGGGATTGCACAAGAGCTGGAGCTCATGCTGAATCCCTGA
- the pstB gene encoding phosphate ABC transporter ATP-binding protein PstB, whose product MNDSVIRIDKLNLYYENFQALKHINLDIPEKTVTAFIGPSGCGKSTLLRTLNRMNDMIPGTRIEGTVSIAGQDIYGDTMEVEALRKQVGMVFQQPNPFPKSIYDNVAYGPRLHGIRQKDKLDELVEQSLRQAALWEEVKDFLKRSALSLSGGQQQRLCIARALAVQPDILLMDEATSALDPISTMKIEELVQELRDRYTIVMVTHNMHQAARVSGRTAFFLNGVVVESADTETMFSTPQDSRTEDYISGRFG is encoded by the coding sequence ATGAATGATTCCGTTATTCGGATTGATAAGCTGAACTTGTATTATGAGAATTTTCAAGCGCTGAAACATATAAACCTAGATATTCCTGAAAAAACGGTAACAGCCTTCATCGGTCCGTCCGGCTGCGGTAAATCTACTTTGCTGCGTACGCTGAATCGGATGAATGATATGATACCGGGAACGCGTATTGAAGGTACGGTGAGTATCGCAGGTCAGGATATATATGGCGATACGATGGAAGTAGAAGCTCTGCGCAAGCAGGTGGGGATGGTTTTTCAACAGCCTAATCCGTTTCCTAAATCTATTTATGATAACGTGGCGTACGGTCCGCGTCTGCATGGAATCCGGCAAAAGGACAAGCTGGACGAACTTGTTGAGCAAAGCTTGCGGCAGGCGGCACTCTGGGAAGAGGTTAAGGATTTTCTCAAGCGTTCAGCCCTGAGCTTGTCCGGCGGACAGCAGCAGCGGCTGTGTATTGCTAGGGCGCTTGCTGTCCAGCCAGATATTTTGCTTATGGATGAGGCAACGTCAGCGCTGGACCCGATCTCCACGATGAAGATTGAAGAACTGGTTCAAGAACTCCGTGACAGGTACACGATCGTCATGGTGACGCATAACATGCATCAGGCGGCTCGTGTGTCTGGTCGGACTGCGTTTTTCTTGAACGGTGTCGTGGTAGAGTCGGCGGATACAGAGACGATGTTTTCCACGCCGCAGGATTCCCGTACGGAAGATTATATTTCCGGCCGATTCGGCTAA